A stretch of the Rhizomicrobium sp. genome encodes the following:
- the surE gene encoding 5'/3'-nucleotidase SurE: MRAMMRQTTMPWAGAWTTRVLAIVAFLAAGLVSASAQDTRPCRILVTNDDGIGAPGIAALYRSLKDICEVLVVAPAVDRSGTSHSIPDARQGFAARPVEVDGDKVGYSVDGTPAEAVALGLIQFGVDRPFDLVVSGIDNGENTGLANLYSGTVNAGMEGLVRGVPAIAISQSGAFGTDYTVAAAFARMLVRRVLKSGLPKGIMLNVNIPKPATGEVLILPSAGLSLALTGFTATPLAQGGLFYRPNFRPAAQTGAESDTAMFAGGRITIAPLALDRTAYGALAALRSWNLSGERP, encoded by the coding sequence ATGCGCGCGATGATGCGGCAAACGACGATGCCTTGGGCCGGAGCGTGGACGACGCGCGTGCTTGCCATCGTGGCGTTCCTAGCGGCCGGACTCGTTTCGGCTTCGGCGCAGGACACAAGACCCTGCCGCATTCTGGTCACCAATGACGACGGGATCGGTGCGCCCGGCATCGCCGCGCTCTATCGGAGCCTGAAAGATATCTGCGAGGTGCTGGTCGTCGCGCCGGCCGTCGACCGGTCGGGAACGAGCCATTCCATCCCCGACGCGCGGCAGGGCTTCGCGGCGCGACCGGTCGAGGTCGATGGCGACAAGGTCGGCTATTCCGTGGACGGAACGCCAGCCGAGGCCGTGGCGCTTGGCTTGATACAGTTCGGCGTGGACAGGCCGTTCGATCTCGTCGTGTCCGGTATCGACAACGGCGAGAACACCGGACTTGCCAATCTCTATTCCGGAACGGTCAACGCCGGGATGGAAGGCCTGGTCCGCGGCGTACCCGCGATCGCGATTTCGCAGTCCGGTGCTTTCGGGACGGACTACACCGTCGCGGCGGCGTTCGCACGTATGCTCGTGCGCCGGGTGCTCAAGAGCGGATTGCCCAAGGGCATCATGCTGAACGTCAACATTCCCAAGCCGGCGACCGGCGAAGTCCTTATCCTGCCATCGGCCGGGCTCAGCCTCGCGCTGACCGGCTTCACCGCGACGCCGCTGGCGCAAGGCGGCCTGTTCTACAGGCCGAATTTCCGGCCGGCCGCCCAAACCGGTGCGGAGAGCGACACGGCGATGTTTGCCGGCGGCCGGATCACGATCGCGCCTTTGGCGCTCGACCGGACGGCGTATGGCGCCTTGGCGGCCCTTCGCAGCTGGAATTTGTCCGGCGAACGACCATGA
- a CDS encoding TonB-dependent receptor: MRRFNVEKQVMELAGSSTCGWRRSCAVGAGVFLTQVLGSAAYGQVAPAKADQTIETVVVTAEKRPEDLQKVPLSMTVLSSQDLSKKGVNNLRQLEFSVPNLTFEGVDTGIGPTVAIRGISSDARNIGFESGVSMYVDGVYTGRPDTFNADMLGIEQIEVLRGPQGTLFGKNTTAGALNITTRQPTDTVQGSAEFEYGNFNQVVGRGTISGPLVDGKLTAEAGGFFRFRGGYEENLFDHSREYDENSLGGQAKLRFTPSASTDITLAVDGLAEHYRPDVNQVLPGSFGYAPGQDPRAVNIDAPVFQKRQIFGTSLTTNVQFDDGSTLTAISAYRLADTHFLSDDDASPEPFLTSNFIDDQNQFSQEVRLASPSDGRFSYVAGVFFFAQGIGTRRASVIPPFTLLGPASVAVTLDGSVDTRSYAAFGQAEYKFTDALRLSAGLRYTYEEKNLWMNLVGSPLFNIIDLSTTRSISDSNLSPMVSLSYAFNDEVNGYAKISEGFKSGGFNADFVASSQLEFKPETVTNYEIGLKTQIADHLRLNLAAFYMDYDDLQVSSFEQFSGFVISNAAKAHIWGAELDGVADLFPGFALSGGLGYLNATFASYPNGGGLGIDYTGNTLPNAPHWTGNVAGEYDFKLLDLGTAFVRAEYAYRDFSFTDASDDADHLLSGFGLLDARVGLNSEDGRWTFEVWGKNLTDKLYANDRGVPILGGILGQTFTSYGAPRTFGLRVATNF; this comes from the coding sequence ATGCGTAGGTTCAACGTCGAGAAGCAGGTAATGGAGTTGGCCGGATCGTCGACATGCGGGTGGCGGCGGTCCTGTGCGGTGGGAGCGGGGGTTTTTCTGACCCAGGTGCTGGGCAGCGCGGCCTATGGACAGGTAGCGCCGGCCAAGGCGGACCAGACGATCGAGACCGTGGTGGTCACCGCCGAAAAGCGGCCGGAGGATCTTCAGAAGGTCCCGCTTTCGATGACCGTGCTTTCGTCGCAAGACCTCAGCAAGAAGGGCGTCAACAATCTGCGGCAGCTCGAATTCTCGGTTCCCAACCTGACCTTCGAGGGTGTCGATACCGGCATCGGGCCGACAGTGGCGATCCGCGGCATCTCCAGCGACGCGCGCAATATCGGGTTCGAAAGCGGCGTCAGCATGTATGTCGACGGGGTCTATACCGGTCGGCCGGACACGTTCAACGCCGACATGCTGGGCATCGAGCAGATCGAGGTGCTGCGCGGTCCGCAGGGCACGCTGTTCGGCAAGAACACGACGGCGGGCGCGCTCAACATCACGACGCGGCAGCCGACCGACACCGTGCAAGGCTCCGCCGAGTTCGAGTACGGCAATTTCAACCAGGTCGTCGGCCGCGGCACGATCAGCGGGCCGCTGGTGGACGGCAAGCTCACGGCGGAGGCCGGCGGCTTCTTCCGCTTCCGCGGCGGCTATGAGGAGAACCTGTTCGATCATTCGCGCGAATACGACGAGAACTCGCTCGGCGGCCAGGCGAAATTGCGCTTCACGCCGTCCGCGTCCACCGACATCACCCTGGCCGTCGACGGCCTGGCGGAGCATTACCGTCCCGACGTCAACCAGGTGCTGCCGGGCAGCTTCGGCTATGCCCCGGGCCAGGACCCGCGCGCGGTGAACATCGACGCGCCGGTCTTCCAGAAGCGCCAGATCTTCGGCACCAGCCTGACGACGAACGTGCAGTTCGACGACGGCTCGACGCTGACCGCCATCAGCGCCTATCGCCTGGCCGATACCCATTTCCTGTCGGACGACGACGCGTCGCCCGAGCCCTTCCTGACCTCGAACTTCATCGACGACCAGAACCAGTTCTCGCAGGAGGTGCGCCTGGCGTCGCCGAGCGACGGCAGGTTCAGCTATGTCGCGGGCGTGTTCTTCTTCGCCCAGGGTATCGGGACGCGGCGTGCCTCCGTCATTCCGCCGTTCACGCTGCTCGGCCCAGCAAGCGTCGCGGTGACGCTGGACGGCAGCGTCGACACGCGAAGCTATGCGGCCTTCGGGCAGGCCGAATACAAGTTCACCGACGCGCTCAGGCTGAGCGCCGGCCTGCGCTACACCTATGAGGAAAAGAACCTCTGGATGAACCTGGTGGGGTCGCCGCTGTTCAACATCATCGACCTCAGCACCACGCGATCGATCTCCGATTCCAACCTTTCGCCCATGGTCTCGCTGTCCTACGCGTTCAACGACGAGGTCAACGGCTATGCCAAGATCTCGGAGGGCTTCAAGTCCGGCGGCTTCAATGCCGACTTCGTCGCCAGCAGCCAGCTGGAGTTCAAGCCGGAGACCGTCACCAACTACGAGATCGGCCTCAAGACTCAGATCGCCGACCATCTGCGGCTCAATCTCGCGGCGTTCTACATGGACTACGACGATTTGCAGGTCTCGAGCTTCGAGCAGTTTTCGGGCTTCGTCATCTCCAATGCGGCCAAGGCCCATATCTGGGGCGCGGAACTCGACGGCGTCGCGGACTTGTTTCCCGGCTTCGCGCTCAGCGGCGGGCTCGGCTACCTGAACGCCACCTTCGCGTCCTACCCCAATGGCGGCGGACTTGGCATCGATTACACAGGCAACACGCTGCCCAACGCACCGCATTGGACGGGCAATGTCGCGGGCGAATACGACTTCAAGCTCCTGGATCTGGGCACCGCCTTCGTCCGCGCCGAATACGCCTATCGCGACTTCTCCTTCACCGATGCCAGCGACGACGCCGATCATCTGCTTTCGGGCTTCGGCCTGCTCGATGCGCGTGTCGGCCTGAATTCCGAAGATGGGCGCTGGACCTTCGAGGTGTGGGGGAAAAACCTGACGGACAAGCTCTATGCCAATGATCGCGGCGTTCCGATCCTCGGCGGCATCCTGGGGCAGACCTTCACCAGCTATGGCGCGCCTCGCACCTTCGGCCTCCGCGTTGCAACCAATTTCTGA
- a CDS encoding MFS transporter produces MTTPSRRNGSSQDDGRLSLRTILIFALPALPIAMMHIPVGAVIPGFYAKHTTVTLSAIGGIFLLSRIFDAVIDPGIGYLSDRTRSHFGKRKPWIAAGTVIAAVSIYLLFTPAPSAGPLYLLTASMALYLGWTVLEIPYRAWSAELTHSYTERSRISVQIAVMGALGTILFMGVSLLPVFKDREIGPDTMRVMALVVVVLLPVLTFLALARIPEGKHVAPARSSALDVFRSVGQNKPLQIFAVAYIFGGLANGVFNAVLFIYVDSYLAIGDRFTTIYVFNAMANLVALPAWNYAIARLGQHRSLALSWFCVSALQLVMLAVAPGPAAFLPMVVFGVIYGVGEAATKAVPYALLGDIVDYEILRSGVNRSGSYFAFLTLVAKLNFAIGGGVALLLLGLVGYQVGHANDLMEKSGFLAIFIGLPALLFLLAGLVLWRFPLDERRQDIIRRRIEQRAARNARNVLAQA; encoded by the coding sequence GTGACAACGCCATCGCGCCGCAACGGCTCATCCCAGGACGACGGGCGTCTTTCGCTCCGGACGATCCTGATCTTCGCGCTGCCGGCCTTGCCGATCGCGATGATGCACATCCCGGTCGGTGCGGTGATCCCCGGGTTCTATGCCAAGCATACCACCGTCACCTTGTCGGCCATCGGCGGCATCTTCCTGCTCTCGCGCATCTTCGACGCCGTGATCGATCCGGGCATCGGCTATCTGAGCGACCGCACGAGGAGCCATTTTGGCAAGCGCAAGCCGTGGATCGCCGCCGGCACGGTGATCGCGGCCGTGTCGATCTACCTGCTGTTCACGCCGGCGCCATCGGCCGGCCCGCTCTATCTCCTGACGGCGTCGATGGCGCTCTATCTGGGCTGGACCGTCCTCGAAATCCCCTACCGCGCCTGGAGCGCGGAGCTTACCCACAGCTACACCGAGCGCTCGCGCATTTCCGTCCAGATCGCGGTGATGGGTGCGCTCGGCACCATCCTTTTCATGGGCGTATCGCTGCTGCCGGTCTTCAAGGACCGCGAGATCGGGCCCGACACGATGCGCGTCATGGCGCTTGTCGTCGTCGTGCTGCTGCCCGTGCTGACATTTCTCGCCTTGGCGCGGATTCCGGAAGGGAAGCATGTGGCGCCGGCGCGGTCGTCGGCGCTCGACGTGTTCCGCTCGGTCGGCCAGAACAAGCCGCTACAGATCTTCGCAGTGGCTTATATCTTCGGCGGGCTCGCGAACGGCGTCTTCAACGCGGTGCTGTTCATCTATGTCGATTCCTACCTGGCGATCGGCGATAGGTTCACCACGATCTATGTCTTCAACGCCATGGCGAATCTCGTGGCGCTGCCGGCATGGAACTATGCGATCGCCCGGCTCGGGCAGCATCGCTCGCTGGCGCTCAGCTGGTTCTGCGTCTCGGCACTGCAGCTTGTCATGCTGGCGGTTGCGCCGGGGCCGGCGGCTTTCCTGCCCATGGTCGTGTTCGGCGTGATCTACGGCGTCGGCGAAGCAGCGACCAAGGCGGTGCCATACGCGCTGCTGGGCGACATCGTGGATTATGAGATCCTGCGCAGCGGGGTGAACCGCAGCGGCAGCTACTTCGCCTTCCTCACTCTGGTCGCCAAACTCAACTTCGCGATCGGCGGCGGCGTCGCTCTCCTGCTGCTGGGGCTCGTCGGCTACCAGGTCGGTCACGCCAACGATCTGATGGAGAAGAGCGGATTTCTCGCGATCTTCATTGGGCTTCCGGCGCTGCTGTTCCTGCTCGCCGGCCTGGTGCTCTGGCGCTTTCCGCTCGACGAGCGCCGCCAGGACATCATCCGTCGCCGGATCGAGCAGCGCGCCGCGCGGAACGCTCGCAATGTCCTCGCACAAGCTTGA
- a CDS encoding C45 family peptidase, with product MLTSRLPVIELSGTPRERGRIHGAAMREHIRALIAAHEQFLREYFGADPDEYLGSFRAYGAFEQALARWTPDLLEEVRGIAEGADLPFETMLQYQLIDEEWAYGFYHRRPVVLRQKCSAFGMLPQDGQPGYAGQNMDVPRYIDGHQVLLRIADAQTGAASYVFTYAGLIGLAGMSDVPLGITCNTLNQLRASNDGLPVAFIVRHVLACRSPQEALGFLRTVPHASGQNYILSSRDSVHCLECSAGKVVEFFGNGAGRRVCHTNHALANDDEQDFQALMAALPPDEQVHFSNSRQRYASISTRLGDLRRFVDLAAVKTALSAHDDPENPVSRTYLDTHGSYIGFTAGSLIYDYGEPPRLHLASGPPCSTEYRTFDLKRAQ from the coding sequence ATGCTAACCAGCCGATTGCCGGTCATCGAATTGTCGGGAACGCCGCGGGAGCGGGGGCGGATCCACGGCGCGGCGATGCGCGAGCACATCCGTGCGCTGATCGCGGCGCACGAGCAGTTCCTGCGCGAGTATTTCGGCGCCGATCCCGACGAATACCTGGGCAGCTTCCGGGCTTATGGGGCGTTCGAGCAAGCACTGGCCCGATGGACGCCGGACCTGCTCGAGGAAGTGCGCGGCATCGCCGAAGGCGCGGACCTGCCGTTCGAGACGATGCTGCAATATCAGTTGATCGACGAGGAATGGGCTTACGGGTTCTATCATCGTCGGCCCGTCGTCCTGCGCCAGAAGTGCAGCGCGTTCGGCATGCTGCCGCAGGACGGACAGCCCGGCTATGCCGGACAGAACATGGATGTGCCGCGCTATATCGACGGTCATCAGGTCTTGCTGCGGATCGCCGACGCGCAGACGGGCGCCGCGAGCTATGTCTTCACCTATGCAGGTCTCATCGGCCTCGCCGGCATGAGCGACGTGCCGTTGGGCATCACCTGCAACACGCTCAACCAGCTCCGTGCGTCGAATGACGGCCTGCCGGTCGCGTTCATCGTGCGTCATGTGCTGGCCTGCCGTTCGCCGCAGGAGGCGCTAGGATTCCTGCGCACGGTCCCGCATGCCTCGGGGCAAAATTACATCCTGAGCAGCCGCGACAGCGTGCATTGCCTCGAATGTTCCGCCGGCAAGGTGGTGGAGTTCTTCGGCAACGGCGCGGGCCGCCGGGTCTGCCACACCAATCACGCGCTCGCCAACGACGACGAGCAGGATTTCCAGGCCCTGATGGCCGCGCTGCCGCCGGACGAGCAGGTTCATTTCAGCAATTCGCGGCAACGCTATGCTTCGATAAGCACGCGGCTGGGCGATCTGCGGCGCTTCGTCGACCTGGCGGCGGTCAAGACGGCGCTTAGCGCGCATGACGATCCCGAGAACCCGGTCTCGCGCACCTATCTCGACACCCATGGCAGTTACATCGGCTTCACCGCGGGATCTCTGATCTACGATTACGGCGAGCCGCCGCGCCTGCACCTCGCATCCGGCCCGCCCTGCTCGACGGAATACCGGACGTTCGACCTGAAGCGCGCGCAATGA
- a CDS encoding DSD1 family PLP-dependent enzyme, translated as MTKPSLNAHLVGVEGGRWRLNTPALIVDLDAFERNLAAMAVHGRSHGIALRPHAKSHKSVAVARRQIAAGAIGQCCAKLGEAEALTDGGISSILITSPIVAREAIARLVQLNARADDLMLVVDSRPVLADLARALAGSGRRLKLLVDIDVGLRRTGIVPGPEAYALAEEIAANPAFEFAGIQGYAGHLMHVADRAERRARSLESMSLLREVRDVLTARNLVPRIVTGGGTGTFDIDPAADVLTELQAGSYAFMDREYNDVWHGPCDTPPFETALFVQTTVISANATGLATTDAGYKAFATDAGPPAIAAGAPAGAAYFFFGDEHGGVTFASDKDRLAPGQVLTCIVPHCDPTVNLYEHYHVVRDGRLVEIWPIEARGASQ; from the coding sequence ATGACGAAGCCCAGCCTGAATGCGCATCTCGTCGGTGTGGAAGGTGGGCGCTGGCGCCTCAATACACCGGCGTTGATCGTCGACCTTGATGCGTTCGAGCGGAACCTCGCGGCGATGGCGGTGCATGGCCGCTCGCATGGCATCGCGCTGCGGCCGCATGCCAAGAGCCACAAATCCGTGGCCGTCGCGCGGCGTCAGATCGCGGCTGGCGCCATCGGCCAGTGCTGCGCCAAGCTGGGCGAAGCCGAAGCGCTGACCGACGGGGGCATCTCGTCCATCCTCATCACCTCGCCGATCGTCGCACGCGAAGCCATCGCGCGGCTCGTCCAACTGAACGCGCGCGCCGATGATTTGATGCTGGTCGTGGATTCCCGGCCGGTATTGGCCGATCTGGCGAGGGCGTTGGCAGGTTCCGGTCGGCGTCTGAAGCTGCTTGTCGATATCGATGTCGGACTGCGGCGCACCGGCATCGTTCCGGGGCCGGAGGCCTACGCGCTGGCCGAGGAGATCGCCGCGAACCCCGCGTTCGAATTCGCGGGCATCCAGGGCTATGCCGGCCATCTCATGCATGTCGCGGATCGGGCGGAGCGGCGTGCCCGTTCGCTGGAGTCCATGTCGCTTCTCCGGGAGGTACGGGACGTCCTGACCGCGAGAAATCTTGTGCCGCGCATCGTGACGGGGGGCGGCACCGGCACGTTCGATATCGATCCGGCAGCCGACGTCCTGACCGAGCTGCAGGCCGGCTCCTATGCCTTCATGGATCGGGAATACAACGACGTATGGCATGGGCCGTGCGATACGCCGCCCTTCGAAACCGCGCTTTTCGTGCAGACGACGGTGATCAGCGCCAATGCGACGGGCCTGGCGACGACGGACGCCGGCTACAAGGCGTTCGCCACCGATGCAGGCCCGCCGGCGATCGCCGCCGGCGCGCCGGCGGGAGCCGCATATTTCTTCTTCGGCGACGAGCATGGCGGCGTCACCTTCGCGTCGGACAAAGATCGGCTTGCGCCGGGGCAGGTGCTCACCTGTATCGTGCCGCATTGCGATCCGACGGTTAATCTCTACGAGCACTACCATGTCGTACGAGACGGCAGGCTGGTGGAGATCTGGCCGATCGAAGCGCGCGGTGCGTCGCAATAG
- a CDS encoding TIGR03364 family FAD-dependent oxidoreductase, with translation MSSQIFDLAVVGGGVIGLAHALMAAKAGKRVAVIERNARADGASIRNFGFITVTGQERGDSWRLARRTRDVWAELAPQAGVRIEQRGLCLTARSEEAMAVIAAFLATEMGEGCRLLTPDEYRCSAGGLGGPGLKGALFSPHDIRVESRTAIPALTAWLKERQNVVFFNETAVFEAAPPRLRTSRGVIAAGAAVVCPGDDFVTLYPDRIAHHALRRCRLSMVKLADPGIRLPHVLMSDLGLTRYRGYSALPEARALEARLRAEHPGCFEHGVHLIVAQGADGGLIVGDSHHYDDLPAPFAPAGAEREILGEFARATGLEPPAVRERWTGVYAVADDRTYLIDTPEPGVRLVIVTSGTGASTGFGIAERVVGDLFGLDVEGRA, from the coding sequence ATGTCTTCCCAGATATTCGATCTGGCCGTGGTCGGCGGCGGCGTGATCGGCCTTGCCCATGCCCTTATGGCGGCCAAGGCCGGCAAGCGGGTCGCGGTGATCGAGCGGAATGCCCGTGCCGACGGCGCCTCGATCCGCAATTTCGGCTTCATCACCGTCACCGGCCAGGAACGTGGCGACAGCTGGCGGCTCGCACGCCGCACGCGCGACGTCTGGGCGGAGCTGGCGCCGCAGGCCGGCGTGCGGATCGAGCAGCGCGGCCTTTGCCTTACCGCGCGTTCGGAAGAGGCGATGGCCGTGATCGCGGCCTTTCTCGCAACGGAGATGGGCGAGGGATGCCGGCTGCTGACGCCCGACGAATATCGGTGTTCGGCGGGAGGGCTGGGCGGTCCCGGGCTGAAGGGCGCGCTTTTCAGTCCGCACGACATCCGCGTCGAGTCGCGGACTGCGATCCCCGCCCTGACGGCCTGGCTGAAAGAGAGGCAGAACGTCGTCTTCTTCAACGAGACGGCGGTTTTCGAGGCCGCGCCGCCGCGCCTGCGCACCTCGCGCGGCGTGATCGCGGCGGGCGCCGCGGTGGTCTGTCCCGGCGACGACTTCGTCACGCTCTATCCCGACCGGATCGCACACCATGCGCTGCGCCGCTGCCGTCTCTCGATGGTCAAGCTTGCCGATCCCGGCATAAGGCTGCCGCATGTGCTGATGTCCGACCTCGGCCTGACGCGCTATCGCGGCTATTCCGCCCTGCCGGAGGCGCGTGCGCTGGAAGCCAGGCTGCGCGCGGAGCATCCGGGATGTTTCGAACACGGCGTGCATCTGATCGTCGCGCAAGGCGCGGACGGCGGACTGATCGTCGGCGACAGCCATCACTACGACGATCTGCCCGCACCATTCGCGCCGGCGGGCGCAGAGCGGGAAATCCTGGGCGAATTTGCGCGCGCCACCGGACTTGAGCCGCCGGCGGTGCGGGAGCGCTGGACCGGCGTCTATGCCGTCGCCGACGATCGCACCTATCTGATCGACACGCCGGAGCCCGGCGTGCGGCTGGTGATCGTCACCAGCGGGACCGGCGCTTCGACCGGCTTCGGCATCGCCGAGCGAGTCGTCGGCGACCTCTTTGGCCTGGATGTGGAGGGCAGGGCGTGA
- a CDS encoding serine hydrolase domain-containing protein, with translation MKRFLVLLVLVAAFFVPGTGLAGAAPPPAQGELEHWADAMLARDLAGHRASGLAIAIVSGGRISYLNGYGPAGVGDKTRVDPSNTLFSLGSITKLFTATAIAQLLERGRIHSLDDPANRYLHRFQLPRAFGRDITIRNLLDHRGGFDESVYSLATMHDVAVPISGQDILKRLPKVVRMPGQISVYSNAGYGVLGMLVEDVSGLTYRDYVRNNILKPLGMTKSYIRYSPSEPIATPGTVAADGSLSPISQKWAYHPFIAPSTSLVSTAEDMGKFMLGQLKAEHGAQPNLIGVKGAHLLHDRGTANAAATTGFGMSFFAHRWNGERIAENAGSGPGFQATLILLPDSDVGFLVMIMGNSATQGNSLDMFEVREKFLNYYLGPLHPKAGPPSGLPMRAFAGLYRNERRPHGTVEAMMNMGTSLQVEAGGPDTLTIDGRPGYREIAAGVFWKPGVIPFVPDEASSDLYAFKIENGRVIGAVPYMGMDIYKPAILAPQTALYLIAGLLVLCATGLGAFFWRATTRVERWTRRAAVSIGVVAIAVPVSLIAGFMIVGNPYLSFGFGNVTLYIVTATFTNLLVLLTLIFLPLTVVCVVRNGGPRSIAGTARHLHYGVVLLAGLGLIPLFGYFNFLGYQIP, from the coding sequence ATGAAACGCTTTCTTGTTCTCCTTGTGTTGGTCGCGGCGTTTTTCGTGCCGGGGACGGGCCTCGCCGGCGCCGCGCCGCCTCCGGCGCAGGGAGAGCTCGAGCATTGGGCCGACGCCATGCTGGCGCGCGATCTCGCTGGGCATCGCGCGTCCGGCCTGGCGATCGCGATCGTCAGTGGCGGCCGCATCTCCTATCTCAACGGCTACGGCCCGGCCGGCGTGGGCGACAAGACGCGGGTCGACCCCTCGAACACATTGTTCTCGCTGGGTTCGATCACCAAGCTGTTCACCGCGACGGCCATCGCGCAGCTGTTGGAGCGCGGCCGGATCCACTCCCTCGACGATCCGGCGAACCGCTACCTGCACCGCTTCCAGCTGCCGCGCGCCTTCGGCCGCGACATCACGATCCGCAACCTGCTGGATCATCGCGGCGGATTCGACGAATCCGTCTACAGCCTGGCGACGATGCACGACGTGGCGGTGCCGATCAGCGGGCAGGACATCCTCAAGCGCCTGCCCAAGGTCGTTCGCATGCCGGGCCAGATCTCGGTCTATTCGAACGCAGGCTATGGCGTTCTGGGAATGCTGGTCGAGGACGTCAGCGGCCTGACCTATCGCGACTATGTCCGGAATAACATTCTCAAGCCGCTTGGCATGACGAAATCCTATATCCGCTACAGCCCATCGGAGCCCATCGCGACGCCGGGGACGGTGGCGGCGGACGGCAGCCTTTCGCCGATCTCGCAGAAATGGGCCTATCACCCTTTCATCGCGCCCTCGACATCGCTGGTCTCCACCGCCGAGGACATGGGCAAGTTCATGCTGGGCCAGTTGAAGGCCGAGCATGGCGCGCAGCCGAACCTGATCGGCGTCAAGGGCGCGCATCTGCTGCACGACCGCGGCACCGCCAACGCCGCCGCCACGACGGGCTTCGGCATGAGCTTCTTCGCGCATCGGTGGAACGGCGAGCGCATCGCGGAGAACGCCGGATCCGGCCCGGGCTTCCAGGCCACGCTGATCCTGCTGCCGGACAGCGATGTGGGCTTCCTGGTCATGATCATGGGCAATTCGGCGACGCAGGGAAACTCGCTGGACATGTTCGAGGTGCGCGAGAAATTCCTGAACTACTATCTCGGTCCGCTGCATCCGAAGGCGGGGCCGCCGTCCGGCCTGCCGATGCGCGCATTCGCCGGCCTGTATCGCAACGAGCGCCGGCCGCACGGCACGGTCGAGGCGATGATGAACATGGGCACCAGCCTGCAGGTCGAGGCCGGCGGCCCGGACACGCTGACCATCGACGGACGGCCCGGATACCGTGAGATTGCGGCGGGCGTGTTCTGGAAGCCGGGCGTCATTCCCTTCGTGCCGGACGAGGCGAGCTCGGATCTCTATGCCTTCAAGATCGAGAACGGGCGCGTGATCGGTGCCGTCCCCTATATGGGCATGGACATCTACAAGCCGGCGATCCTGGCGCCGCAGACCGCACTCTATCTCATTGCCGGCCTGCTGGTGCTGTGTGCCACGGGGCTCGGCGCGTTCTTCTGGCGCGCGACGACACGGGTCGAACGCTGGACGAGACGGGCTGCGGTGTCGATCGGCGTCGTTGCGATCGCCGTGCCCGTCTCGCTGATCGCGGGGTTCATGATCGTCGGCAATCCCTATCTGTCGTTCGGCTTCGGCAACGTGACGCTCTACATCGTCACCGCGACCTTCACCAATCTCCTGGTGCTTCTGACCTTGATCTTCCTGCCGCTCACCGTCGTCTGCGTCGTGCGGAACGGCGGGCCGCGTTCGATCGCCGGGACGGCGCGCCATCTGCACTACGGCGTCGTGCTGTTGGCGGGGCTGGGGCTGATCCCGCTGTTCGGCTATTTCAACTTCCTCGGCTATCAGATCCCGTGA
- the phnX gene encoding phosphonoacetaldehyde hydrolase, producing MSFPVKAVVFDWAGTMIDFGCMAPVRALIDVFAGAGMALSAQEARRDMGKAKLDHLRALLANPAVAARWTALKGRPPAEADVDRLYQELVPAMTRAAAESALLIPGAARAVDELRALGIRIGSGTGYTRDMMAEILPRAVEQGYAPEIVVCAGETPSGRPAPLMTWKALIALDAWPARACIKVDDAPVGIEEGRLAGCWTVGLSASGNEVGLDRESFEALAPPERRAKLDEAERTLKAAGADFVIEDVSLLLPVVHEIARRIAAS from the coding sequence GTGAGTTTTCCCGTCAAGGCGGTGGTGTTCGACTGGGCCGGCACGATGATCGATTTCGGCTGCATGGCGCCTGTGCGCGCCCTGATCGATGTGTTCGCCGGCGCGGGGATGGCGCTTTCGGCGCAAGAGGCGCGGCGCGACATGGGCAAGGCCAAGCTCGACCACCTGCGCGCGCTGCTGGCGAATCCGGCCGTGGCCGCGCGTTGGACGGCGTTGAAGGGCCGTCCTCCGGCCGAGGCCGATGTCGACCGGCTCTATCAAGAGCTCGTGCCGGCGATGACGCGCGCGGCGGCCGAAAGCGCGCTTCTGATACCCGGTGCAGCCCGCGCCGTAGACGAATTGCGGGCGCTCGGCATCCGTATCGGCTCCGGCACCGGCTATACGCGCGATATGATGGCGGAGATCCTGCCACGCGCAGTGGAGCAGGGCTATGCGCCGGAGATCGTGGTCTGCGCCGGCGAGACGCCGAGCGGAAGGCCGGCGCCGCTGATGACCTGGAAAGCGCTCATCGCGCTCGACGCGTGGCCCGCGCGCGCCTGCATCAAGGTGGACGACGCGCCCGTCGGGATCGAGGAGGGCCGGCTGGCGGGATGCTGGACGGTCGGCTTGTCCGCCTCGGGCAACGAGGTCGGGCTCGATCGCGAGTCATTCGAGGCTCTGGCGCCGCCGGAGCGGCGGGCAAAACTCGACGAGGCCGAACGCACCCTGAAGGCTGCCGGCGCGGATTTCGTCATCGAGGACGTGTCGCTGCTCCTGCCCGTGGTCCACGAGATCGCGCGCCGGATCGCCGCGTCATGA